A region from the Aquimarina sp. ERC-38 genome encodes:
- a CDS encoding YihY/virulence factor BrkB family protein — protein sequence MSKEVEEQLEKIPIISTLVRFGKKIVLPGFEGLSLYDLIEIYTIGIIRGTFTARAGSISWSFFLSLFPFLLFLLNLIPYVPIESFHSEFYQFINGILPRQSAAFFQNIYNDIYLNPRGGLLSTVFILSIFLMANGINAVFSGFEYSYHVTLNRSVIRQYFMALGVSIIVALLLLITVIITLYFSYLIENLNSRGMVRDNIFWLQLGKYSIVVLMIFLIVAILFYFGTREGKTHRFFSIGAVMTTLLIIVTTYLFGIYIDNFSNYNKLYGSIGAMLILMLYIWLNAILLLLGFELNASLTKLRGAYKLNSEISNL from the coding sequence ATGTCTAAAGAAGTAGAAGAACAGTTAGAAAAGATTCCCATAATTAGTACTTTGGTACGGTTCGGAAAAAAAATTGTTCTTCCGGGTTTTGAAGGCCTTTCTTTATATGACCTAATCGAGATCTATACTATCGGCATAATTAGAGGTACGTTTACAGCCCGGGCTGGTTCTATTTCCTGGAGTTTTTTCTTGTCCCTATTCCCTTTTTTACTTTTTCTATTAAACCTAATTCCTTATGTTCCTATAGAGTCTTTTCATTCGGAATTTTATCAATTTATAAATGGTATTTTGCCACGGCAGTCGGCTGCCTTTTTTCAGAATATTTATAATGATATCTACTTAAACCCCAGGGGAGGTTTATTATCTACCGTATTTATATTATCTATATTTCTAATGGCCAACGGGATTAATGCGGTATTCTCAGGGTTTGAATATTCTTACCATGTTACCCTGAACCGAAGTGTAATCAGGCAATATTTTATGGCGCTTGGAGTCTCGATTATTGTGGCATTGTTGTTGCTTATTACAGTAATAATTACTTTATACTTTTCGTATTTAATTGAAAACCTGAATAGTAGAGGCATGGTGCGGGATAATATATTTTGGTTACAACTAGGTAAATATAGTATTGTGGTATTAATGATTTTTTTAATTGTTGCCATTCTCTTTTATTTCGGAACGAGAGAAGGAAAAACTCATCGGTTTTTTTCCATAGGAGCAGTAATGACCACCTTATTAATTATAGTAACTACCTATTTATTCGGAATTTATATTGATAATTTTTCGAATTATAATAAATTGTATGGTTCGATCGGAGCCATGTTAATCCTGATGTTATACATTTGGTTAAATGCCATTTTATTACTTCTCGGATTTGAATTAAATGCTTCCTTGACTAAATTAAGGGGGGCTTATAAATTAAACAGTGAAATATCTAACTTATGA
- the priA gene encoding replication restart helicase PriA, producing MSYYIDVILPIPLENQFTYAISQAEAAFVKPGMRVAVPFGKKKLYAGLIASVHQNRPLVYEAKDIEHILDEEVLVTQAQLQLWSWIASYYMCTLGEVMRAALPSSFLLESETLIVKSEHKDIDAHELTDQEYLVYEALQHQSMLKINELVEITGRKNVLPLINSMIEKGVLHTKEEIYEVYVPKKVKYLQLSAHLDNNEELEKALTSLKRANRQKEALLNLYQAKAKQKDILPLQKFLAETGTTTSVINSLKEKGLVTVSEEQEDRQSYKGATESQPNALNEEQKKALDVVKQEFTQKNVCLLYGVTASGKTEVYVQLIKSYLDQGKQVLYLLPEIGLTTQLIQRLEQYFGSYITVYHSRFTGNERVEAWRNVQNHKKKGSLIIGARSSIFLPFKNLGLIIIDEEHEHSFKQFDPAPRYHARDTAIVLASFFQAKVVLGSATPAVETFYNVQQNKYGLASLTRRYQNVQMPEIQIVDLKEKYKKKLMKDHFSDILLTHVQEALANKEQVILFQNRRGFAPVVECTTCGHVPQCSNCDVSLTYHQQRNQLRCHYCGYHMAMPHTCLACGSPDISTKGFGTEQIEKELLQFIPDTKVGRMDQDTTRGKHGYEKIINKFENNEIDVLVGTQMLTKGLDFRNVSLVGIMNADNLLNYPDFRAHERSFQLLLQVAGRAGRTKKQGKVLVQTYNPYHQIIQQVSVNNYQGMYKDQIEERKQYLYPPFYKLIRFTGKHKDFSRVNEATEWFAKSLRMYFGENVLGPEFPPVARIRNQYQKNIILKISAGQSLQKTKEAIAKILKTFKSVRNFSGVRMLVDVDPY from the coding sequence ATGTCTTATTACATTGATGTAATATTACCAATTCCTTTAGAGAATCAGTTCACTTACGCTATTTCGCAGGCAGAAGCTGCATTTGTTAAACCCGGAATGCGGGTAGCGGTACCTTTTGGTAAAAAAAAATTATATGCCGGTCTTATTGCCTCGGTTCATCAAAACCGTCCGTTGGTTTACGAAGCAAAAGATATCGAACATATTCTTGATGAAGAAGTTTTAGTTACTCAAGCGCAATTACAACTTTGGTCCTGGATAGCTTCTTACTATATGTGTACACTAGGTGAGGTAATGCGGGCAGCATTACCCAGTTCTTTTTTATTAGAAAGTGAAACTTTGATTGTTAAAAGCGAGCATAAAGACATAGACGCCCACGAATTAACTGATCAGGAATATCTGGTTTATGAGGCACTGCAACATCAGAGTATGTTAAAGATTAACGAACTTGTAGAAATCACCGGAAGAAAAAATGTACTGCCGCTCATTAATAGTATGATAGAGAAGGGGGTACTTCATACCAAAGAAGAGATATATGAAGTTTACGTTCCTAAAAAAGTAAAATACCTACAACTTTCTGCTCATTTGGATAATAATGAGGAACTGGAAAAAGCCTTAACTTCTTTAAAAAGGGCAAATCGTCAAAAAGAAGCTTTACTTAATTTATATCAGGCTAAAGCTAAACAAAAAGATATTTTACCGCTACAGAAATTTTTGGCGGAAACCGGTACCACCACCAGTGTTATCAATTCTTTAAAAGAAAAAGGCCTAGTTACCGTATCTGAAGAACAGGAAGATCGGCAGTCGTATAAAGGTGCCACTGAATCACAACCAAATGCTCTTAATGAAGAACAGAAAAAAGCACTGGATGTAGTAAAACAAGAGTTTACTCAGAAAAATGTATGTCTTTTATACGGTGTAACAGCATCCGGTAAGACAGAAGTGTATGTACAGTTAATTAAATCCTATCTGGATCAAGGAAAACAGGTGCTGTACTTACTACCGGAAATCGGACTGACTACACAATTAATACAACGCCTTGAACAATATTTTGGTTCGTACATTACCGTATACCATTCCAGGTTTACCGGAAACGAGCGGGTAGAAGCCTGGAGAAACGTTCAAAACCATAAAAAAAAAGGAAGTTTAATTATTGGTGCCAGGTCATCGATATTTTTACCTTTTAAAAACTTAGGACTAATTATTATCGATGAAGAGCATGAACATTCTTTTAAACAATTTGACCCGGCGCCTCGCTACCATGCCCGGGACACGGCTATCGTTCTCGCATCGTTCTTCCAGGCAAAAGTAGTCTTAGGATCGGCAACTCCTGCGGTAGAAACTTTTTACAACGTACAACAGAATAAGTACGGCCTAGCTTCCTTAACCCGTCGTTATCAAAACGTACAAATGCCTGAAATCCAAATTGTGGATTTAAAGGAAAAGTACAAGAAGAAGTTAATGAAAGATCATTTCAGTGATATCTTATTGACTCATGTACAGGAAGCGTTGGCAAATAAGGAGCAGGTCATTCTTTTTCAAAATCGAAGGGGATTTGCACCGGTAGTCGAATGTACTACCTGTGGTCATGTACCGCAATGTTCAAACTGTGATGTTTCCCTAACCTATCACCAACAGCGTAACCAGTTGCGATGTCACTATTGCGGGTACCACATGGCAATGCCACATACTTGCCTGGCATGTGGTAGTCCCGATATTTCTACCAAAGGTTTTGGAACTGAACAGATTGAAAAAGAACTTTTACAATTCATACCGGATACAAAAGTAGGAAGAATGGATCAGGATACTACCCGTGGCAAACATGGCTATGAAAAAATAATCAATAAGTTTGAAAATAACGAAATTGATGTACTGGTTGGCACGCAAATGCTAACCAAAGGTTTGGATTTTAGAAATGTGAGTTTAGTGGGTATTATGAACGCTGATAACCTACTAAACTATCCTGACTTTAGGGCACATGAACGCAGTTTTCAACTATTACTACAAGTAGCGGGCAGGGCAGGGCGAACCAAGAAACAGGGAAAGGTGTTAGTACAAACCTATAACCCGTACCACCAGATCATTCAGCAGGTTTCTGTAAACAACTATCAAGGTATGTATAAAGACCAGATAGAAGAACGAAAACAATACTTGTATCCTCCTTTTTATAAACTGATTCGGTTTACCGGAAAACACAAGGATTTTTCCAGGGTCAATGAAGCTACGGAATGGTTTGCTAAATCCTTACGTATGTACTTTGGTGAAAACGTATTAGGTCCCGAATTTCCTCCGGTCGCCCGTATTCGAAATCAATATCAAAAGAATATTATCCTAAAAATTTCAGCGGGGCAGTCTTTACAAAAAACAAAAGAAGCAATTGCCAAGATTCTAAAAACCTTTAAAAGTGTTAGAAATTTCAGTGGTGTCAGAATGCTGGTAGACGTAGATCCATATTAG
- the rplI gene encoding 50S ribosomal protein L9 → MELILKKDVENLGFVDDIVQVKNGYGRNFLIPQGHAIIATPSSRKALEEKLKQKSFKEKKQVDEAQKLSQKLSGLEIKIGAKTGSGDKLFGSVSNSDVADAFQKEGVVIEKKFITVPGGTIKRLGQYEAAVRLHRTVVAQVPFEVIATKA, encoded by the coding sequence ATGGAACTGATATTAAAAAAAGATGTCGAAAATCTAGGATTTGTCGATGATATAGTACAAGTAAAAAACGGATATGGTCGTAATTTTCTGATTCCGCAGGGACACGCTATTATTGCTACGCCTTCTTCCAGAAAAGCTTTAGAAGAAAAGTTAAAACAAAAATCTTTTAAAGAGAAAAAGCAGGTAGATGAAGCTCAAAAGCTTTCTCAAAAGCTTTCCGGATTAGAAATCAAGATCGGAGCAAAAACCGGTTCTGGGGATAAATTATTCGGATCTGTATCTAATTCAGACGTAGCAGATGCGTTTCAAAAAGAAGGAGTGGTTATTGAAAAGAAATTCATTACCGTACCTGGTGGAACCATTAAACGATTAGGACAATACGAAGCTGCAGTTCGATTACATCGTACGGTAGTTGCACAAGTTCCTTTTGAAGTGATTGCAACCAAAGCTTAA
- a CDS encoding sensor histidine kinase: protein MEAINVRREIILHSIFWSCIFIFSTASASWYYNETRELFEVYGFRTILQVFVAYTILKFLVPKFLNKGRTLPFILATCLLFVIAHAICTSYLVRYLIPTYPETYQSFLKRFEEVNFYHLYFNFNQFFSKFLYLVYPCAILMAISFYRERQQLQELHEKKREAELSALKNQLNPHFLFNTLNSLYLLALKKSDKTIKVIENLSYILDYMLYRCDKKFVLLEDELVLINKYIELEQLRYGKRVEITFDESINGNEEIAPLLLLTLVENAFKHGVSEAIDTASIQIQIENKESNLFFTLTNSKPQVTDKSSDRKKLGLTNIKKQLELLYPNKHQLHTIDESTLYTTALELCL, encoded by the coding sequence ATGGAAGCTATTAACGTGAGACGGGAAATAATACTTCATTCTATTTTCTGGAGTTGTATTTTTATATTTTCCACCGCCAGTGCCAGTTGGTATTATAATGAAACCCGAGAGTTGTTTGAAGTTTACGGATTTCGAACGATACTTCAGGTTTTTGTAGCTTACACTATTTTAAAGTTCCTGGTACCTAAGTTTTTAAATAAAGGACGTACTCTTCCTTTTATCTTAGCAACCTGCCTTCTGTTTGTAATTGCCCATGCTATTTGTACTTCTTACCTGGTACGGTACCTTATCCCAACCTATCCTGAAACCTACCAATCTTTTTTGAAACGTTTTGAGGAAGTTAACTTTTACCATCTTTACTTTAATTTCAATCAGTTTTTTTCCAAATTTCTGTATCTGGTATATCCTTGTGCCATCCTTATGGCTATTTCCTTTTACCGGGAGCGACAACAACTTCAGGAACTTCATGAGAAAAAGCGGGAAGCAGAGTTAAGTGCCTTAAAGAATCAATTAAATCCTCATTTTTTGTTTAATACCCTTAATAGTTTATACTTGCTTGCCCTTAAAAAATCAGATAAAACGATTAAAGTAATTGAAAATCTTTCTTATATCTTGGATTATATGCTGTACCGATGTGATAAAAAATTTGTTTTATTAGAAGATGAATTAGTATTGATTAATAAATACATTGAACTGGAACAATTAAGATACGGAAAAAGGGTGGAGATTACTTTTGATGAATCTATAAATGGTAATGAAGAGATTGCCCCCTTACTTTTACTTACTTTGGTCGAAAATGCTTTTAAACACGGTGTATCCGAAGCTATTGATACGGCTTCCATACAAATACAAATAGAAAATAAAGAAAGTAACCTCTTTTTCACTTTAACCAACTCAAAACCCCAGGTGACGGATAAAAGTTCGGATCGAAAAAAACTAGGTTTAACAAATATTAAGAAGCAGTTGGAATTACTTTATCCCAATAAACATCAACTACATACTATCGACGAATCTACCCTCTATACCACTGCCCTCGAATTATGCCTGTGA
- a CDS encoding LytR/AlgR family response regulator transcription factor — MEQLQLKCAVVDDSRLQRLAIVKLIDEHPSLELVAEWNNAIETKNGLLDTPVDLLFLDIEMPILTGFDLLDDLENKPHIIFVTGKTKYAFKAFDYDAVDYLRKPLKKDRFNAAVDKAISMSRIGTEQAALEDEDYIFVKSNLKKRKIFLSQLKYVEALGDYVKLIMEEGDPIIVLATMKSFESELPKDRFLRIHKSYIINLDKVERYNSRNIEIDDEKIPLSRHKKHTLIEALNGS; from the coding sequence GTGGAACAATTACAACTTAAATGTGCCGTAGTAGATGATTCTCGTTTGCAAAGGCTGGCCATCGTCAAATTGATTGATGAACATCCTTCCTTAGAGCTCGTCGCAGAATGGAATAATGCTATTGAAACTAAAAACGGACTACTCGATACCCCTGTGGATTTATTATTCCTGGATATTGAAATGCCCATTTTAACCGGATTTGACCTTCTGGATGATTTGGAAAACAAACCTCATATCATTTTTGTTACCGGTAAAACCAAATATGCTTTTAAAGCCTTTGATTATGATGCAGTAGATTATTTAAGAAAACCTTTAAAGAAAGACCGCTTTAATGCTGCTGTTGATAAGGCAATTAGTATGTCCAGAATAGGTACGGAACAAGCCGCCCTGGAAGACGAAGATTATATTTTTGTAAAAAGTAATTTAAAGAAAAGAAAAATCTTTTTAAGTCAGTTAAAGTACGTAGAAGCCCTTGGTGATTACGTTAAACTGATTATGGAAGAAGGAGACCCTATTATCGTTCTGGCAACCATGAAGTCTTTTGAATCTGAACTTCCGAAAGACCGTTTTTTACGAATTCATAAGTCATATATAATTAATTTGGATAAAGTAGAACGTTACAATAGCCGAAATATAGAAATTGATGACGAAAAAATACCGTTAAGCCGACATAAAAAGCATACGCTTATTGAAGCTTTAAACGGTTCATAG
- a CDS encoding chalcone isomerase family protein: MKKFSCFLTVLLFTLSGFSQVRVGKAIFPYETQYQDSIELKLNGGGIREILWVDLYSGGLYLPKPMKDPLKILDLNETMAIHLNIVSKFVTQERMIKAVREGFEKATFGNTKALDKRITRFINFFSEPIVKRDVFELVYIKNKGVHAYKNKKFLGLIEGRDFKYALFKIWLGDEPASEALKLGMLGLE, encoded by the coding sequence ATGAAAAAATTCAGTTGTTTTTTGACGGTTCTGCTTTTTACACTATCTGGATTCTCACAAGTTCGAGTAGGAAAAGCCATTTTTCCTTATGAAACTCAATATCAGGACAGTATTGAGCTTAAATTGAATGGTGGCGGTATTCGGGAGATATTATGGGTAGATTTATACTCCGGTGGTTTATATCTTCCCAAACCTATGAAAGATCCGCTTAAAATTCTGGACCTAAACGAAACAATGGCAATCCATTTAAACATCGTATCAAAGTTTGTCACACAAGAAAGAATGATTAAAGCCGTTAGGGAAGGATTTGAAAAAGCCACTTTCGGAAATACAAAAGCCTTAGATAAACGGATTACCCGATTTATTAATTTTTTTTCCGAACCTATTGTAAAGCGAGATGTTTTTGAACTGGTCTATATCAAGAATAAAGGAGTACATGCTTATAAAAATAAAAAATTCTTAGGTTTAATTGAAGGAAGGGATTTTAAATATGCCTTATTTAAAATTTGGCTGGGTGATGAACCAGCAAGCGAAGCTTTAAAATTGGGAATGCTAGGACTGGAATAA
- a CDS encoding chalcone isomerase family protein: MKKLNFLLTLAFIIVVQLSAQTKVGDATLPNEVTFNQEKLVLNGAGIREKFFFDIYAGGLYLKTKTTDAESIANADETMAVKLDILSGMMSRSKMEGALREGFEKATNNNTASLATRIDKFINLMQEEIEVGQVYDIVYEKGKGSVLYKNGVEKGFVEGLDFKTALFNIWLGKKPADKDLKSEMLGK, translated from the coding sequence ATGAAAAAATTAAACTTTTTACTTACACTAGCGTTCATCATTGTGGTTCAATTGAGCGCTCAAACTAAAGTCGGAGACGCAACCTTACCTAACGAAGTTACTTTTAACCAGGAAAAACTGGTACTAAATGGTGCGGGTATTAGAGAAAAATTCTTTTTTGATATCTATGCCGGAGGTTTATATCTTAAAACCAAAACTACAGATGCGGAGAGTATCGCTAACGCCGATGAAACCATGGCGGTAAAATTAGATATTTTATCGGGTATGATGTCCAGGAGTAAAATGGAAGGAGCTTTAAGAGAAGGATTTGAAAAGGCAACTAATAATAATACAGCATCATTAGCTACCCGAATTGATAAATTCATCAATTTAATGCAGGAAGAAATTGAAGTAGGACAGGTGTATGATATTGTATATGAGAAAGGAAAAGGAAGCGTACTATACAAAAATGGGGTTGAAAAAGGTTTTGTCGAAGGCTTAGATTTTAAAACGGCTTTATTTAATATTTGGTTAGGTAAGAAACCAGCAGATAAGGATTTAAAATCGGAAATGTTAGGTAAATAA
- the rpsR gene encoding 30S ribosomal protein S18, which produces MSSIEQQAKGKKDGEIRYLTPLNIDTTKTKKYCRFKKSGIKYIDYKDPDYLGAFVNEQGKLLPRRLTGTSLKYQRKVSVAVKRARHLALMPYVVDLYK; this is translated from the coding sequence ATGTCTTCAATTGAACAACAGGCCAAAGGAAAGAAAGACGGAGAAATCAGGTATTTAACTCCGTTAAACATAGATACGACAAAAACTAAAAAATATTGTCGTTTTAAGAAATCCGGTATTAAATATATCGACTATAAAGATCCTGATTATTTAGGCGCTTTTGTAAATGAGCAGGGTAAATTGTTACCCAGACGATTAACCGGAACTTCGTTAAAATACCAGCGTAAAGTAAGTGTAGCGGTAAAGAGAGCAAGACACCTTGCTTTAATGCCATACGTAGTAGATCTTTACAAATAA
- a CDS encoding DUF2147 domain-containing protein, whose translation MKSNWGVLIFCALFTTYSNAQSTVIGEWKTIDDETGEAKSIIEVYQDGDKYYGKIVEILVGGEEAANCSTCAEEFKGKPMKGVVIMKDLVKDGTEYEEGTITDPENGKTYKCKIWLDEDNPNRLNVRGYIYFLYRTQQWIRAS comes from the coding sequence ATGAAAAGCAATTGGGGAGTATTAATTTTTTGCGCTTTATTTACAACATATAGTAATGCGCAATCTACGGTCATTGGAGAATGGAAAACCATAGATGACGAAACCGGAGAGGCTAAATCTATTATAGAGGTTTATCAGGATGGAGATAAGTATTATGGTAAAATCGTTGAAATCTTAGTGGGTGGAGAAGAAGCAGCAAATTGTTCTACCTGCGCAGAAGAATTTAAAGGGAAACCGATGAAGGGCGTAGTGATTATGAAAGATTTGGTTAAAGACGGAACAGAATATGAGGAAGGAACTATTACCGATCCTGAAAATGGTAAAACCTATAAATGTAAAATTTGGTTAGATGAGGATAACCCGAATCGACTAAATGTCAGGGGTTATATTTACTTTTTATACCGAACCCAGCAATGGATTAGAGCTTCTTAA
- the rpsF gene encoding 30S ribosomal protein S6 produces the protein MNHYETVFILNPVLSDDQIKETVKKYEDILISNGAKMISKEDWGLKKLAYEIQHKKSGFYHLFEFTAPGEAIQPFEIEFRRDERIMRYLTVSLDKHAIEWAEKRRKRNKQKA, from the coding sequence ATGAATCATTATGAAACTGTTTTCATCTTGAATCCCGTTTTATCTGATGACCAGATAAAGGAAACAGTTAAGAAGTATGAAGATATTCTTATTTCTAACGGTGCCAAGATGATCTCCAAAGAAGATTGGGGACTAAAGAAGTTAGCCTACGAGATCCAACACAAGAAAAGTGGCTTTTACCATTTATTTGAATTTACTGCTCCCGGTGAAGCGATTCAACCTTTTGAAATTGAGTTCAGAAGGGATGAAAGAATCATGCGGTACTTAACGGTAAGTCTGGATAAACACGCTATTGAGTGGGCAGAAAAACGTAGAAAAAGAAATAAACAAAAAGCATAG
- a CDS encoding LytR/AlgR family response regulator transcription factor, translating to MPVTYTCLIIDDEPLARELIEAYVSKIPELKIAGQCTNALEASSLLTKQKVDLLFLDINMPVLKGVDFFKNLVTKPEVIFTTAHREYALEGFEVNALDYLLKPIIFDRFFLSVQKFFKAMETKVVASTESPHTSVPRETLIVTQGQKKIRLYKDEIVYVESFKDYIEIHTVHKKIRIKQNIGAFERKLGLPFLRIHRSYIVHTIYLTGFSKNEVEIKDLELPIGNSYKEKVLTYFETSGLFL from the coding sequence ATGCCTGTGACCTATACTTGTCTTATTATCGATGATGAACCCCTGGCTCGGGAACTTATTGAGGCATACGTTTCTAAAATACCTGAATTGAAAATAGCAGGTCAATGTACAAACGCCTTAGAAGCTTCTTCGTTGCTTACTAAACAAAAAGTGGATTTATTATTTTTAGACATTAATATGCCGGTTTTAAAAGGGGTGGATTTTTTTAAAAACCTGGTTACTAAACCTGAAGTTATTTTTACCACCGCCCATCGGGAATATGCACTTGAAGGTTTTGAAGTAAATGCTCTGGACTATTTACTAAAACCTATCATTTTTGATCGCTTTTTCTTATCCGTACAGAAATTTTTTAAAGCTATGGAAACAAAGGTAGTTGCTAGTACCGAATCTCCTCATACTTCTGTACCCAGAGAAACACTAATTGTTACTCAAGGGCAGAAAAAGATTCGATTATATAAGGATGAAATTGTTTATGTGGAAAGCTTTAAGGATTATATCGAAATACACACCGTTCATAAAAAAATTAGAATCAAACAAAATATTGGCGCATTTGAACGAAAATTAGGTTTGCCTTTTCTAAGGATTCATCGGTCCTATATTGTTCATACTATTTATTTAACAGGTTTTTCTAAGAACGAAGTTGAAATAAAAGACCTGGAACTTCCGATTGGTAATAGCTATAAAGAAAAAGTACTTACCTATTTTGAAACTTCGGGATTGTTTTTGTAA